GTCTTCTATTTTCCCATGATTGTAGTGAAATACATAACTGTAGCATACATACCTCACATGAACAAAATAACTTGtctgtaaacatttaaaatgaccCCCGTTTATGATCATGTAGATGATATAATGGCTACAAATTATTGATAATATTAACTGATATTTACTCAATAAGGAGAAAAACCGTATTcaacacttaaaaaaataaatgcatgtatGCCAGGATGTGTACTTCAACAACCACAATTCCTGCAAGTCAAGACCTATAAACGGCGCGCAACACACGGATGAGAGGGCTAAACAGATCACTATGCACATTTctggttaaataaataataatttaaaaaaaataccataGTACATTGGTTTTCGTAAATCACCAACATGTGAACATGTACAAAACAGATCAGTAACATGCAGTCAAGTTAGCTTCATTGAATTGTGTTGATGCTAACTGAGTTAGCTTACCTGCCCTAACGTGCCTGTGCCTCCAGCTCTTTTGTGAATTTCTCCTTTTCGCCGTGTTTTAAATGACCGGCAGACAAAGTGTAGTACGTTTAAAGCTTTTTCCTATACCGGAGACATTTTAGTAAAATTGTTttgatttgtattttattttgacatgaaTTCCACGGTCATCGAACAATCTGCACACCAAAGAACCCAATGAATGCGTTTGCTTGGTTGATGATGATTGTACATGCTTGACCAATCCGCTTTTGCGAGACGAGTGAGTGGCAGTTGAAGTGATCAATTGCGTGCAAGTAAAAACTAGAACACGCCCCCTACAATGCAACACGCTGTGAAAATGCCTGCACTACTGCGCTAGAGTACAAAGCGCCGCTCAACGAGaatcaaatacagtaaaaacagtacaactgaaacaatgaaacaatttattaaaatactgGCCACACCGCAAcactattattaaatataaaactttttttctccaaacatAAAAGACTTGTAAGCCTATAGCCAGAACCCACACTGTGCATGTGTTATCCTAAAACAACACATTCATTGTTGACTTTTATGATTCTTTTCGTCATtgggaaaaaatgtttaaaattaccACATTAGTTGCCTATTGGCTGTTATTGCAGCATCttgtaatgtttaaattttAAGTGTTGTTTAGCCCACTTAGTTTAAATGTAACATTCCTGAAAAAAGTAGCTCAATGAAGGCATTTTTGTTACACATATTTTTATGGTTTATAAAACACCACCATCTCATGTTGGAATGACAAGAAAAATTGGAATGTTATAAAGACTCTGCGATTATGTACATATTTTATAATCATATAATTCATTGAAAATATCAGTTTCAATAGAGAATAGAATGCTAggcgctgcacagaccgatcggcctatgacatcaaagtaccgcaagagcgattcaaaagcataaggagtcgtatgctcttcAATCACTCTCGCAGTACTTGGCCTGCGTCTCAATGCAcgtactatccatcctaaatagtatgtaactttagtaatattcaatactatttaggttGGATAGCATGCACATTGGGATAGAGCGTTTAATGTCATACACCGAACGGTGTGCGtagcgccgatgcatctcgaacaagcctaatgaGAAGGTGACATCACTGCGTTTTCACTCCGCCTTGCATTTCGGGAAGGCGTTGCCATATAAGCAGGATATGCTATTCGTTGCCATGGTTACTTTGACAATGAGACTGAGAGAAAGatcaaaagagagagaaagcagcttgatatttgtttgcatttttgcaATGTGGCACAGTTTCTTGGGAAGTAATGTAGAAGGAGGAAGCAAAAGGAAAAGGGGTTCTATCGGGAGAGGCTAAATAACACCGGAAAAGCATCATTACTTAGAGAAACTGTATGCacgtactcttctgatgacaaaatttgcGTGACGCACACTGTACGCTGACTCTCGCGTACGCGtaaaaaattaactatactttgggctttaatCTCTCCCATAAACTCTAGGCTTGTTCAACTTCATGCAGCactgcacagaccgatcggcggctgacttgaagcagcgCATGACGGTTAGAaattttgtccgacttgagacagcgccgaCCCCACGTCACTGTGACATATGGCATCAAAGTACTGCAAGAGCGATTCAAGAGTAGTTGGCTGAGTCAGCCAGTGCAGCTTCTCAAGAGCGGCTGGACGGGCTCTGATGACGACAGAGCTGTTCcacgattggccggattcaccgcatgacaaggATCATGTgtgtttcatgtttattctgaaaCCTTCAGTTCCATTAATGCtcaaaaatttttatttttataacagtaaaagcttatttcatgtagttgtgatgttatattgtgtcaagtttatcaaaataaaaaaaaaaaaaaaatgtagaccCCACTTCACTGGTATTTAAATAGTATAGgcgtatgttgaactttattcttgtacaaACAGATGCTGtattaagcagtacataaagtattgagttcaaatgtctctgaaacatctgtgtatttgacaaatatatttaatttattttattatagatgtgataaagtatgcaaacacaGAGCGAGTGCCACTATGAGAAGCAGAAAGTGTACaacgtctccgttttcagctcctcccagACTGTATGTGGCTACTCTCGCCGATCAGTTACCTTGTATAAAACAATGGATGTAGTGTCCGTGACATCACCTGTGggtttctgaagagcatttttaAAGGTAAAAGTTGGCGGAGCCAGCCGTCACCATCTTGGCAGCGCGTCACCACGTGTCACTTCCAGATAACCGAAAATAGGCAAAGAGGCGAGATGTGGGAGGAGCTGAGGTGCCCGGTTGCTAAAACCACTTCCACCTAGCTCAATGTGATCAAGCTACTTCAGGCTAAGGAGCTAATGCTCTATGCTACTGGTAGCATAGAGGTTGCTAGTCGGAGGCATTGGCGGTTGATATTTGAATGCTTCCACCTTACTAGTAGTTGGCTTGATGGGTGCTTTGTGTCCTTTGCCAAGTGGGTTGCGGCTTAAGGATATCAAAGGCCGCATCAATTGTGCGCAGGAATTGCACTGTGATTGCACATCCACTGATCTGGAGATACATCAGCTTCTGCTCACAATATTCTCTAGGGCATCAGCCACACTGCTACTGAAGAGCTGGGCTGCAAGATTGACCTTCATTTTCTGATTTCACCACTGAATGTGCACCATTTTAGGTTTGTTGCCAAGATGCAAGCCTTCCTTCTCCTGAAGTTTGTGGAGCTCTTCAATGTACCGCCACCTTATTTGCTGGCCATCTTCTCTCACCAGAACCTCAACTGTTGAGAACACATTCCAAAGAAGCTTGAGCATGTGACATGGATCCATGTGTGATACTCAGAATGGAGAAAGTAAGGTCACATGTCCATGATGCTCAAGTTGGCACCAAACTCCCTGATCACTGCTAAGTTTTGGGAGGGTCCAACACACGTCAAGGAGACAACCCTACCTCCGATTGCATGAAGCCTAACAAGGCTCTCTTAGATGATGCTTGCTCTCTCTGGTCCTGTCATGCTGTTGATAAGAAAGTAAGTAATGGGAATCTTCCAAGACTCATTGATTGCAACAACCGTGAGGACCAGTGCTTGTGTTGTGTAGCCATTGGTCCTCACCAAAGTCAGTTTGCTTATGAATGTACATTTCATCCATCATCAATGAGCGAACTGTGTCTTTTCCGATTTTCTTCTGCACAGCAACATGAATTTTTAAAGCTGTGAATGAAGCAACAGTAAATCCAGGATCTGCAGAGATGCTACTGTACCATTTTCTTATTGTCTGAGGATGAGGCAAAGCCAAGAGAAACTTCTGAATTGCTGTGAAAACACTGACCTTTTCTTCTTTTGGATTCTCTGAAAGATCTCCCGTGGAACATCATCCTACTGTACATTACTGACATAGCGTAAGAGTGACCTGATGCTGAGTGTGCTCATTTTCCACTCCGATTCGTGTGTTGAATGCTGCTACATAAAACAAACTTCCTCACACACATTTGCTGTAAGAGCAATGTCATCATGCATAACATCTTGAGCAACAAAGGCCTGTTCAGATGTGTCTTCCATCATCATGACATTGCTCTGATTGGCAAAATGGATGTTGGTGCTACTCCCATTGTCTACATATCCAACCTCCTTGTTATTATTTACAGCAGAAATAGGGATGCCACTTACCACCTCATTAATACTAACCAAGCTtcttctttttggctttttttcttTGCCCTCGGAGAAAGAGAAAACGGTAGGCACGGCGGTATCCTTCAGACATGTCCTTccctaataaaaatgacaagaaacataaaaaaatatgacattATTGCAGAGTAAATGGCATAACAGTTATTCATAACAGAAATGTACGTGTTTATGTTTCATTAATCGGTCTATCACTAGTATGAGTGTACAGATtacacattaaaaattataattgcTATTAAAAGAATATGTAACAGTTCTCAATAACTGTCACTATAGAATCATGCTGTGTTCAGCTGTCTCACTTGGAGAATAATTTTTCCAACATGAATTtgacagagatttttttttagcaattcTCACTTTGTGATAGGGTATTTGCATTAAATGCAATGAAATGTAAAGGTTGGCAAAAAGTGGTCATGTTCAAGCAACAATGGTaaaatcttcatttgtatttttgcaTTGGTGAGACACTAAACTTCACTGGTGTGTCACTAATTTCACCTTAACCGTGACCTCATCAAATATttagtaatgtaatgtaaattaaTGTATGATGGTCAATACTTCACCAATTTCAATCAATAACTTGCTTGACTCTCTGTAAGGTATGAAACAAGGTCTCTGTACCCTGGAGTCAGTGGTGAAGTGATGACTCTCGAAGTGTTCACTGCACAGACGAGAAGCCTTGTTAGGAGTCCAATTCTGTTGTTTCATGTTGAGCATCCACTGATCCAGCCTGAAATGGTCTGGATCACCAAGAGGAAAACTTtgcacagacaaacagatagttACCTCCTTCACTTTACATGCAAAAAATACAACTTAAATTACTACAGTGTCCAAAAGgtcataataaatgtatttaagcTTTAAAAAGTTTGTGGACATCACAGTCCTCATTCTGTTCCATTGCACTGTCTATTCTTGAGTAATTACAGGCCTATTTCCTACACATATTTTTGAGGATATGTCAACAATTGAAACAAATACTTCCAATATAGtctgtgttagtaaatgttacGCTATTTATGAGATAACATTATATGGCAACGTTTCAGACTGTTTTATACAGTCTATGGTTTCAGCCTACAGCTAATCAAAGTCAGTCGAATTCTGGAGTGTAGTAAaggtttaaataaaattataaataatgaataaattattttaaataaataaataaaattatattataatttcacTCACCGGAAGAAATGGAGCCCAGACTTCTTGGACGGTCTGTTATTGCAATTAACCGCAcagcaagccatattatttGAAATTTGTATGAAACAGAGATGACAAGTtgagcggctggaattagctgaggtgaGCTGACGGCTAACAGACAGCAGGCTAATAGTGACAGCAACAGCAATCCTgtcacctgtcactcaagtggccacgcccttaattatgcagaactttaaggcttaatataattcaaacggatgagttataaaaaaaatcacccccctaacagttgtcatgaagggcaaaattaactatatagaccaaaaccatTTTGTGTACCAGGctgtaatcattttttttttttttttgctgtaaagTCAGGCTTTTTAACATGGAGGGTCTATGTGATTGATtcccttttggagcctgtctctagcggccagtcgatgaattgtagtttaagtcacttccgtgtTGAATTCAAGAAAGAAACCGGAAGGTTGCTGCTTGTGTCTCCTGATAGAGCCCCTTTCCTGTCGTTTCCTCCTTCTCCATTTCTTCCCAAGAAACTGCGCCGTATCGCAAAACTGCAAATAAATATCaagctgctctctctctctctctctgttgctCTTTCTCTCGGGCTccgtcccaaatggcaccctaaacactcGCAGTCTTTCTACTAGTCCGCACTTTTGTGACGTGACGCCGCTTTGACTGTCGGGAAGAAGTCTAGTGCGGGCTCAGCAAAAGTGCACATCGAGCGCAAAGGGGGCGCTcgcgagcacccttctgaaaaCTAAAATAGCAAACTGGACACTTTACGGTTTCATCAACGGACACGCGCACGCGGAAgacattgtaagtccacaagaccgacaGTGCATGAAGTGTGcaatttgggacagggcctagCTCTAACTGTCGAAGTAACCATGGCAACGGATAGCGTATCCTGCAAATATGGCAACGCCTTCCCGAAATACAACGCGGATTGAAAACATCGTGACGCAACTCCTCGTTCTCGGACATCGATAAACCACAGCAGCAACCTACTGTACATTACTGAACAACTTTGACTTGGCTCCGTCATAAACACACACTTTAATGCAATACATTTCCTGCATACATCTGTAAATCAGCTTTGACTTCCTCTTCCGGAGTGAACGGGTTGGTGAACTCAGCGAGTGGACCGTGTGTGGTTATCATGGGCATAAACTCCATTTCGCTACTGTCACACGCAACAGGTAGGCTACGTTAAAAATACTGCGTCATAGTTTGACGACAACGACCGCTGGTGAAGCAGCTGAACACTATCAAATAACGCATAGGAAATCAACTGCTCTCTTTTCTGCAGTTCAGCTCTAACAGTATCGACGTTTGCATATGTACGCTGGAAAGACTTGTTTTTCTTCAGAGGTGACGCAAATGCTGTGCGCCGTCCTGGGTCACTCCGAGAATATTTGGCCAGGTAAACAAAAGTTTTACGCTTCAACTCATGAAGCAACACATTCATCgctataattatataataaatatatatatgaataaccATGATCATTGTTGTATTTTTCAACGTTAGACGTTGCAGACTGCGACTGTAGCTGTTGTGCTAAACACTTTAGCAACACTTTCATTATGgcgactttctttttttttttgcaattgaaCTACATTCTCTGTGAAAATAGGTGTCAGAACCGTCGTGCAAAAGGCACCTAATATACTTTTGGTCTAGTTAGTATATGAAAAGATTACTGTACAGTTCATATTTGTAGATTACACGAGAGCACTACCTGGTGGTTCTAACATTCATAAATTGAATAGCAACTGAGCAAAGCTACTGCATTAATGTAGAATGTCTTGTTCAGAAGAACGTGTGTAATAGGAACTAACGTTATACATTTGATAGCCTACTTCCTGTAACTAATccctgagatatatatataggggcctatatagagagagagaattatGTGCCATTTATATTTTTCCACGTGTTGATGCATTTGAGCGCAAACAATTTTTACATTATGATCAACTGTTCAAATCTATGCTAATGGGATGTCATGTAATGCAGGTATTAGCCATCTACATGGGAATGGGGGACATGAAGACACCAGATTTCGATGACCTGCTGGCAGCGTTTGACATTCCAGACATTGATGCCAAAGAAGCAATTCAGTCTGACACCGATGGTAATCATAATGACCGCAGTGGTGTTGTTGGAAAGGAGAGAAGTGGAAGTCCATGCCTAAGGCCCCCAGAAAGCCCTGAGTCTGTTCCTTTAGCTCCTCACAGCGACCCTCCTGTGGTCAGTGTGATTGTAAAAAACAGTGTACATTCTGATGACAAAACTGAAGAGGATGTAACTGGAGACTTTCCTGGTGCTAATACATCACATGAGTCTCCAGGTCCCAGAGAAGATGACCTAATGCCTCCAGATCCATTCATCTATAATGGACTCAAAATTGTCTCAGATGGGGCTACACAACCCTCTACAACACCAAATCTGACCCAGATGCAGCCCAATGGGCCACTTTGgtctctctcttcctctagAGTATCTAATGATGACAACCAGGATGGCATTTCTTCTAAACATCCTGCTAGCACTTTCTCCCCACCTCAGTCCTTACCCCTGACTGATCCCCCCATCTTATCTAAACAtttaattagttcaaactttccCCCCAGAGTTGATTGTGAGGAAGCACAACCATTAAATGGCAATTTGAGGGCAGGAGTCCGTCGTCATTTATCTGAAGATGAAGACTCTGAACCAGACCTCGGTAGCCCTGCACTCGTCATACAGGAGAGCCCAGATTCCCAGCTGTGCTCTGCTCCCAAGGTACCACGATTACAACGATCCCCTTCAAGTGTGTTTCAGCTGCCCTCTCCCTCGTCCCCTTCCTTACCAGTGAGTAACACTCAAATTGAGGAGCCCCCAAAACTTCTACAAAGCAGCGTCAACCCAACATCCATGACCTCCAAAAATGATTTGCCGGCTAAAGAAAAAGACATCGAGCACATAATAGAGGAGAGAGATTCTCCTGAGAGCCCTGAGCCAGAAATCCCTCAACCTCATACATCTCTACCCTCAAATCAACTCGGAGCCAATGAGCCAGAACAGAAGGAGAGAAGAGAAGAAGCCCCTCAAGATCAAGTTATTGACATGAGTGTAAGTGTGCAGGAGAAGAGCGGtcttcacaaaaaaaaagattatgatGGAGCTGAGGAGACCGAAGGGAAATCTGCAGAGCCTAGTTTGGTAGATTCAGCCTCTGAAGATGTCACAAACTCCAGCAAGACCTCCGCCAAGCCTCTCAAAGTGAGAATCAAGACTGTCAAAACGTCTGCCGGAAACATCACACGTACTGTATCTAAAGTGGCTCCCAAAGGAGGGGCCTCCAAGGGTCCAGGCGGCTCCAAAGTTCAAGCAGGGGCCCGTAAGTCAGTCCACAGGGTTCAGAAATCTGGCGCTGCTTCTCAAGGACCACCTCAGGTGACGATGTTGCCCGTGTCCACTCTTCAGGATGCCAGCACAGCCATGTTATTTGCTGCCAGCAGGGCACAGAATCAAATAGCCACCACTCTCTCTGCCACTGCAGTCAACATCACCAGAACATCAACCCTGCCATCCATCTCCTCTCTGGGGCAGAAAACGATGAATGGGAACCCTGGGACAGCCAAACCAGCCTCCATTGTGAACAGCACAGGAGCTGTGATCTCACGCAGCCAGTCTAGCCTCGTGGAGGCCTTCAACAAAATCCTCAACAGTAAGAATCCACTGCCAAGTTATCAGCCGGACCTCTCCACCATGCCTCCCCCTGAATGGGGTCTTCGATTGCCCTCAACGGGATATCGTTGCCTTGAGTGCGGGGATGCGTTTGCCCTGGAGCGCAGCCTAGCGAGGCACTACGATCGCCGCTCTATGAGGATCGAGGTGACCTGTAACCACTGCTCCAAACGCCTGGCCTTCTTCAATAAGTGCAGCCTGCTGCTCCACGCACGAGAACACAAGGAGAAGGGGCTGGTTATGCAGTGTTCACACCTCGTCATGAGTCCTGTCAGTGTGGAGCAGATGATTGGCCAGCAGGATACCGTGCCTA
The sequence above is drawn from the Megalobrama amblycephala isolate DHTTF-2021 linkage group LG13, ASM1881202v1, whole genome shotgun sequence genome and encodes:
- the znf687a gene encoding zinc finger protein 687a isoform X2, which encodes MGMGDMKTPDFDDLLAAFDIPDIDAKEAIQSDTDGNHNDRSGVVGKERSGSPCLRPPESPESVPLAPHSDPPVVSVIVKNSVHSDDKTEEDVTGDFPGANTSHESPGPREDDLMPPDPFIYNGLKIVSDGATQPSTTPNLTQMQPNGPLWSLSSSRVSNDDNQDGISSKHPASTFSPPQSLPLTDPPILSKHLISSNFPPRVDCEEAQPLNGNLRAGVRRHLSEDEDSEPDLGSPALVIQESPDSQLCSAPKVPRLQRSPSSVFQLPSPSSPSLPVSNTQIEEPPKLLQSSVNPTSMTSKNDLPAKEKDIEHIIEERDSPESPEPEIPQPHTSLPSNQLGANEPEQKERREEAPQDQVIDMSVSVQEKSGLHKKKDYDGAEETEGKSAEPSLVDSASEDVTNSSKTSAKPLKVRIKTVKTSAGNITRTVSKVAPKGGASKGPGGSKVQAGARKSVHRVQKSGAASQGPPQVTMLPVSTLQDASTAMLFAASRAQNQIATTLSATAVNITRTSTLPSISSLGQKTMNGNPGTAKPASIVNSTGAVISRSQSSLVEAFNKILNSKNPLPSYQPDLSTMPPPEWGLRLPSTGYRCLECGDAFALERSLARHYDRRSMRIEVTCNHCSKRLAFFNKCSLLLHAREHKEKGLVMQCSHLVMSPVSVEQMIGQQDTVPIGILSPALPALKESGGQLTQSSDNSCPECWSPFKGKAEIAAHFQEVDPGVTDMCCMQCSPQMPLWNSCSAAAHRRLHQQLPPLVCPECGVICQLQDLNTHLNQTCLHYSRRLGYRCACCHLVFGGVNSLNAVKNHMQASHCEVFHKCPSCPMAFKSPSGAEAHCTSQHPELPETARQSKEIYKCVLCRTVFTQKALLNVHFDTHLAKQKMHVFKCPDCNKLFTQRGSLLEHVKDSHRDIYDTSAQNNLVKMDSSDGEEWGRDEDRGRVAREDGNSAAPHIQSWSCSQCQTRYKEKESYITHMSEQHGKELKKFPCTLCEGSFSSSSSLRRHIRVKHKGIKRAFYCQLCTGGKRSFSSKLILEKHIEAQHGGDRRAAKKAVPQITDAADSSSEHDGATLGGASVEAESQLAESSLTRHSKRAAAEEQEATGFRCMPCGFTTEDREEFLQHIVCHRDGGSTFQCQQCGACFASTSSLSRHLFISHRVRDSPSDHAEASPVTGLTSGHVTSDSAVTAWSPGSPSSVGGTQVEDGEDSNQETC
- the znf687a gene encoding zinc finger protein 687a isoform X1, which gives rise to MGMGDMKTPDFDDLLAAFDIPDIDAKEAIQSDTDGNHNDRSGVVGKERSGSPCLRPPESPESVPLAPHSDPPVVSVIVKNSVHSDDKTEEDVTGDFPGANTSHESPGPREDDLMPPDPFIYNGLKIVSDGATQPSTTPNLTQMQPNGPLWSLSSSRVSNDDNQDGISSKHPASTFSPPQSLPLTDPPILSKHLISSNFPPRVDCEEAQPLNGNLRAGVRRHLSEDEDSEPDLGSPALVIQESPDSQLCSAPKVPRLQRSPSSVFQLPSPSSPSLPVSNTQIEEPPKLLQSSVNPTSMTSKNDLPAKEKDIEHIIEERDSPESPEPEIPQPHTSLPSNQLGANEPEQKERREEAPQDQVIDMSVSVQEKSGLHKKKDYDGAEETEGKSAEPSLVDSASEDVTNSSKTSAKPLKVRIKTVKTSAGNITRTVSKVAPKGGASKGPGGSKVQAGARKSVHRVQKSGAASQGPPQVTMLPVSTLQDASTAMLFAASRAQNQIATTLSATAVNITRTSTLPSISSLGQKTMNGNPGTAKPASIVNSTGAVISRSQSSLVEAFNKILNSKNPLPSYQPDLSTMPPPEWGLRLPSTGYRCLECGDAFALERSLARHYDRRSMRIEVTCNHCSKRLAFFNKCSLLLHAREHKEKGLVMQCSHLVMSPVSVEQMIGQQDTVPIGILSPALPALKESGGQLTQSSDNSCPECWSPFKGKAEIAAHFQEVDPGVTDMCCMQCSPQMPLWNSCSAAAHRRLHQQLPPLVCPECGVICQLQDLNTHLNQTCLHYSRRLGYRCACCHLVFGGVNSLNAVKNHMQASHCEVFHKCPSCPMAFKSPSGAEAHCTSQHPELPETARQSKEIYKCVLCRTVFTQKALLNVHFDTHLAKQKMHVFKCPDCNKLFTQRGSLLEHVKDSHRDIYDTSAQNNLVKMDSSDGEEWGRDEDRGRVAREDGNSAAPHIQSWSCSQCQTRYKEKESYITHMSEQHGKELKKFPCTLCEGSFSSSSSLRRHIRVKHKGIKRAFYCQLCTGGKRSFSSKLILEKHIEAQHGGDRRAAKKAVPQITDAADSSSEHDGATLGGASVEAESQLAESSLTRHSKRAAAEEQEATGFRCMPCGFTTEDREEFLQHIVCHRDGGSTFQCQQCGACFASTSSLSRHLFISHRVRDSPSDHAEASPVTGLTSGHVTSDSAVTAWSPGSPSSVGGTQVEDGEGKHTCKVCGRYFSKPADLNTHFRTHGMAFITAYKTDKPA